A region of the Drosophila subpulchrella strain 33 F10 #4 breed RU33 chromosome 3L, RU_Dsub_v1.1 Primary Assembly, whole genome shotgun sequence genome:
gGTAAAGTTAATCGAGATTTAAGCGCAATCGGATCGCACTAATAATCGCATTTATCGAtgatcacacacacacacacacacacacacacacccaccaTTTTTTGCGCAACAACTTTTTGAAGGTCAACCTTATTTTTACGCACTTTTTGCGCTTTTCTATCGAATGGGAAAATTTAAAACgcataaaaaacattttcgcTTCTTTCATTTTTGATTTCTCGattatttgttgttgctgccgccgCCGTGCTTTGTTAATCTTTTAATTgctgtattttgtttttccctctttgtgtttattttgttgCCACTCGACCGACGACGACTTATCGCCCCCCGATGTTTTTTAGACTAGATTTcgacttaattttttttttattttatttgatttttctcGGTTCTGTTTCCCCACTTTTGCCACGAATAGTTGTTGGCAGAGCGATTTGTTTTGATCTTGATAGAGGGACCTGcaaagcagcagcaacaacaaagacaaataaagaaaaaaaaaaattgcaaaattatcttgaattttatttttgcctaTAGATTTGCGATAGTATTAAATGTGGGCGCGCAGATATGGTTGATgctaatttattatttttagccTTGTTTTCACCAGATTTGTGATTTTCCGTTGCGATTGTCAATCAAAAAGCGCGGGTTCGCGATtggaaaacacaaaaaaaaaagcaaaagggaAACTACTGATAAGCGGTCATAACTCCTCACTTATACAGTAAAGTAATCACCGTTATGGGATGCAAAACAACGAATCCGTGCTCAAGTCTAAAATCCCCACTTCATCAATGTAGTTCTGTCTCGCTCTGCTCCCCGAATTGTCCTCTTCCTCTCTCCCTCTCCTTTCGCTGATTCCAGTTCAACAACCAGTTTAGAATTTCTTCAACTTGGCGATCACCATCTCGCTCTAACGCGCGGCTGGCTTTGCCTTGATTTTCTGGGCGGGCTGGAAAGCGGGAAAGGGACGGAAGTCAGAAACAAGTTCCTCTAAGCGCGCTCGCTTTCGTTTGCCGTTTGCCTCGCTGTTAATTTAGCAATTTGAGCTGAATTCTGAATTCCTTGATTCGCTATCTATTGCCCTCCCTTTCCCCTCCCCATGATGCGAGAGAATTGGGATAGCATTAGAAGCTCTCTCTCTTTTTGGGCCAGGTCACAAAAGAGTCCAAGGCGAAGTCCAAACGGGCCAACGAAATTAAAATGGTGGGAGGAAGTCCCCTGGACCTCGACAATTTCGTCGGCTGTGCAgtgccaaaaaaaatcaagcgaaaaataacaacaacaaccaatgTCTATTTGTGCGCTTGTTTGTCTGCTGTTTTATTATTCTCACGCGTACATTTTGTGTGCTTATATGTcgcatttttaattataattatttaatactCACTTGCATTGGTGTTTGTTGTTGCCAAGAGAGCGGTTCCGGCAAGTAAAATGTGGTTTGCCGTTCAAGTCGGGCTTATCGTTATCGATAGTTGTTTACACTGAGCGAAAAACTGGGAAGATTTATTTACATAATTGCAaattttacttaaatatttattacaatCTCAAAAAGAGTggaatatatacatatgtatatatatatatagaagtttttcttattttatatGATCTGAACCTAACCCACGATATCTCTCTTTCTTTTCCTACTTTCAGTCAAAGTTTGCGAAAAGCGACTGATCCTGCGCGAACGGAAACAGGACTACATCAAGCGGGAGCGCGAGGTGATGCACCAGATGACCAATGTGCCCGGCTTTGTGAACCTGTCGTGCACCTTCCAGGACCAGCGCTCCCTCTACTTCGTGATGACATACGCCCGCAAGGGTGACCTGCTGCCGTACATCAACCGCGTGGGCAGCTTCGATGTGGCCTGCACCCGCCACTATGCCGCCGAGCTGCTGCTGGCCTGCGAGCACATGCATCGCCGCAATGTGGTGCACCGTGACCTCAAGCCGGAGAACATTTTGCTCGACGAGGATATGCACACGCTGATCGCTGACTTTGGATCCGCCAAGGTGATGACTCCCCACGAGCGGGAGTTGGCCACCGAGCACTGCTCGGAACAGCGGCGCAGTCACTCGGACGACGATGACGAGGACAGCGATCGGCTGGACACCGAGGAGGATGAGTACTGCGATCGCGATTCGGAGGAACTGGACGACGGCGAGGGAGatgaggagcagcagcagcaggacgAGATGGACTCGCCCCGCCACCGCCAGAGGCGTTACAACCGTGGACGGAAGAGCAGCTTTGTGGGTACCGCCCAGTATGTCTCGCCGGAGGTGCTGCAAAATGGTCACATAACCCCTGCGGCGGATCTGTGGGCGCTCGGCTGCATTGTCTATCAGATGATCTCCGGTCTGCCGCCATTCCGCGGCAGCAACGATTATGTCATCTTCAAAGAGATCCTCGACTGCGCCGTCGATTTTCCGCAGGGCTTTGACAAGGACGCCGAGGACCTGGTGCGCAAACTACTCAGGGTCGATCCGCGAGACCGCCTGGGAGCCCAGGATGAGTTTGGCTACTACGAGAGCATCCGGGCGCATCCGTTCTTCGCCGGCATCAACTGGCAGACGCTGCGTCAACAGACCCCGCCTCCCATCTACCCCTACCTGCCGGGCGTCAGCCAGGACGAGGACGTCCGGTCCAGCTACATTGTGCCAGGGGACTTGGAGCCGGGACTCGACGAGCGGCAAATATCGCGACTGCTCAGCGCTGAGCTGGGCGTTGGCAGCAGTGTGGCTATGCCCGCCAAGCGATCAACCGCAAAGAGTAAGTCTCCTTGTGCCCCTGTCGAATATAAACCCCATGACTAACCAATTCTTGTCTCTCTTCAGACTCCTTCGACCTGAGCGATGCCGAGAAACTGCAGCGCCTTGAGCAGCAGAAGACTGACAAGTGGCACGTGTTTGCCGACGGCGAGGTGATCCTCAAGAAGGGATTTGTGAACAAGCGCAAGGGCCTGTTTGCGCGCAAGCGAATGCTCCTGCTGACCACCGGACCGCGGCTCATCTACATTGATCCCGTGCAGATGATCAAGAAGGGCGAGATTCCATGGAGCGCTGATCTGCGGGCGGAGTACAAGAACTTCAAGATCTTCTTTGTGCACACGGTGAGTGTTTGCCAGGGGTTACATTTCCCTACGTGGTGATGGGGGTGGGGGTCCACccggaaaaggaaaaaaaatatacataagtTTGTTGAACCGACAACCGATGATGACATCACAGCGTTTCGTTGCCAGTCGCACGCCCACTAAACAGCAATTTGAGCGCCAGTTTATAGCCCCGGCACGTGTTGGCGATGAAAACAAATTAAGTGCGGCATTGAAAACTGCACACGCAACACAGATAAAAACTTATACTTGTCCGGGGAATGAGAATGGGGGTTGACGTTGACTGATTTTAGCTGAGAGCCAAACTAATTTCCCTTCTCTTTTGCTCTATTGCAGCCAAATCGCACATACTACCTGGACGATCCCGAGGGCTACGCCATCCACTGGTCGGAGGCCATTGAGAATATGCGCAAGCTAACCTACGGTgacgcctcctcctcctccacgtCCGCCTCCGCCTCTGCAGCGTCCTGCTCgagcggcagcagcaatagCCTAGCTGTCATCTCGAATTCCTCCGCCGCCTCCTCGAGCAGTTCGCCCACGGCGCGACGCAGCTCGCCCGTGAACGCTCCTCCCCAATCTTCGATGGCGTCCGACAATCGGATACTGGGCAGCAGCAGAACAGGGACATCGCCGAGCAAAAAGACGGCGTCCAAGTGAACGTATCCCTAGTTGTAGCAAtgtgaaattaaattataatttagtTGAAATTTAGTGCAAAAGAAGCAGGCGGGATTAGGATATATGTATGGTAGGCATAGCAGTAGGCGTAGGCGATAGAGAGGAACTAACGATCGTGTCTCTAGTGCTAATTAGAACCCAATTTCTGTTTTTCGTTTTATATTGTGCTAAGGCGGAGAATAAACACTAATCtaaactaatttaatttaagtacATCACcttaagtaaattcaatttaaaaattaaattaaatatttatatacaacATACATGAATACAAATATATTCGTATTTAGCGCGTAGTTAGTCACAATTTAACTGAATTACCGAACTAGGATCAGACCGAGATATATAGATCAGATCAGATCAGATCGTTGGGGACGGAGGCAAAGTGGCATTCTACGCTTCATATAACTTCATGAAGCAAAAGAGAAGCCGTATTTAATTTGTGAATTACTAGAAAAATGTGTGGAAAATGTAAATGTATATTATGTGTATGAAAATTTGGAGAAGTGGGATTACTGTTTCTGTGTTATGGTGGCAAAAAGATCACGTATCTGTTAatgtaaattttgtaaaaaaaaaaaacaaatgtaaCTATGTAAACAACTATATTAGCTATATATGTGCACGGCAAAAAGAGCCTAAGACGGAGGGAAGGAGATGGGATGGAGTGCGAAAATACATGGGTGTTTTCCAGCTCCACCGCTCAGCTTTCTAGTTAATTCTAATCTAAAGTTCTATGCTAAGTATCATTATTTATCATTTTCATTATGCTTTTCGTTTACCCATTTGCCCTACGAAGAAATGTATAAGACTTGAGCTACTCTAATTGTAACCCTAATGAAAGAACGAATTTcgaatttgatttaatttttatttagtaAGGGCTAAGGGCCGCCACTAGAACAGTCCCAAGTTTGTCAAGATATCGCAGTCATTTGTCGCCAACCGTTTCCAATTGAGTGTTTAAAACAAGTCTTATACAATGTAATGTGTAATAGATTTAATACAGACTGGGAAATGTTTCTAAAACTCGCGCGTATTAGTTAAATTTTGTAATCGTCTAAGTTGCGCCCACTACTACTACTAAACACGCCCATCCCATCCCATAATTACCAATAAGCTATATAATGTAGAATAAGTGATGAGCAGAGGTGTAGCGTAAGGAACCGAAGTTGAAAGAAagcaaaaaatacattttgtacatacatatcGCCTTTGGGCGTGGCAGCGGCTAGCAGCCGCGGCAGTCGATATAAATCTAAAcctaatttaatttgtttgttactcctaagtaaattatttttgctaaccttaagtaaattaaatttaaagcaAAATGCAAACAACATACACTTACATAAGTatacaattaattaaattaaacgaAAATTACGATTTATTACAAGATGTCATAGAACGGAGAGCCACTAATAGTGAGAGAACcctgtaaaataaatatttaaaccaATTATATATTATCTATATATGAATACCAGAACAAGAACGGAAAAAAATGAAgcaagtaaaaataaaaaatattatattatgcgtacattggtaaaaaaaaagaagcgaGCGAAAAGAACGTATCATTAAAAGGaaatattaaagaaaaatacaaaaacatttcaaaaacaacaaaatttcaaccaaatttgtttttatttcggTTTCTTTGGTTATACGAATTGGCAATATCAAACTGATTGGTTAATTGGTGAGCATTACCCGAAGCGCAGCCCCCAGAACCCTGCAAAAGAGCAAGAAAATAACTTACCAATAGGTTTCGACTACTAATGTAAAATACCACAGAAAAAGACAAAGACCAGACTTGGTTATACCCCTACTTTTGTGCTGCAGTACCTAAAAACGAAGAGGAGAGAGTATAGTGGGCAAGGCTAATATACAGAAACACGACTCTAAAACTTTAGCAAATCCAAAAAAGGCATTGATTTTACCCGAAACCAGGTACTTGATTATAATCGGTAAAATAGagtatataataaaacaaaatcaaattatttcattaCCATTTTCGAAATAGCtttcaattttaatatattgcCGGATCATTCGATTAACTAAGCGATTACTTATTGTTTTATACTTTGTATCACTTTTTAACTAAAACAAAGAAGAAAGGAAAGGAACGATTGGACTTGACCGAATATCTATTATatctattataatatttaaatatgacATTTAAATTGCCAGTGTAAAGAATTAAAATGTAACGAtcaaacattatttttttcctACAAGTTAAATcgaaaattattaaaacacCGAACAAGTTATGCCGAAAATTCAAGTTTGAAAACATTTGACATTTCATTAAGGGTTTTTTACGGCGCTTTTCTTCTTACAGTGCTTCTCGTTATGTATACGTAATTTTATATTTGCGTTCCCGATGGATTTCCCAAAACTAATATTTCACATGGTGTCATATAATTGTATGTATAGGTCCTTTTAGAATATTGGATTTAGAATGCAACGTTGTATTTTTCTGCACCAGAGTATTGAAAAGTGAAATCACTAAACTAAGTAATAAGAAATCAATTCGAGGCTCGTTAAACTAAATTCTTGTTCATATAACGAAACTCCATAAAATATATCAAGCAAAATGGCATTGTTTGttaattcaaaaatatgataCGATATTTGTAGAAGAGCTGAGAGAGGAGAAAGTGTTGTTTGAaataaaagtaacaaaaaagCGAAAGAGAGAAAAAGGAAGCGCTAAAATATAGATTTTTTCTTGGGCGGTAACAATGGGATTGCAAGCCAAAAAGGAATTACGTTAGTTAGAATTTTAAAAGAACTGTGTATTCGCCATTTTAAGCCCTGACTGTCAATAGCTTTTCCTTGTTTAAAACTAACATTAAAGTTACACTGAGGTCGAGAAAATCGGTCAACaagtttaagttttatttaGAATACGTCATTGATTGAAGCTTTTCTTAAATAATGCTCAGTCGAGTTTAGGACTCGAGACGTCCGATCTTATCGATCTTCCGAAAGATCCCACTTTCCTTATCACAGCTTCGTTTGGCGTTACGTTCACCCGCTGCAAAGTTTCATGCGGTTTATCCTGGTTGCGGGTCCTCCTCGCTGCGGTGATGCGGAATGATCCATATAGAGTTCTCTGACCGAGAAGTTTCGCCGAAAGCATTGTCGTCGCTATAATCCTCGCAAACCATAGAATTACTCATTTTAATGGGCCGGACAACCGGTTCTGTCGAATCAACATTTATTGGCTGCATAGCCTGTGGTTGCAGTGATCCAGAATGATCCATTTCACAAAGCATCGTCGTCGGAGAAAGTATCCTCGTCCTCGATTATGATAGAATATCCCATTTTGATGGGCTGGACATCCGGTTCTGTCGAATCAACATTTATTGGCTGCATAGCCTGTGGTTGCTGTGATCCAGAATGATCCATTTCACATTCCTCCGACCCTGAAGAAGTTTCACCGAAAGCATCGTCGGAGAAAGTATCCTCGTCCTCGATTATGATAGAATATCCCATTTTGATGGGCCGAACATCCGGTTCTGTCGAATCAACATTTATTGGCTGCATTGCCTGTGGTTGCAGTGATCCAGAATGATCCATTTCACATTCCTTCGACCCTGAAGAAGTTTCACCAAAAGCATCGTCGTCGGAGAAAGTATCCTCGTCCTCGATTATGATAGAATATCCCATTTTGATAGGCCGGACATCCGGTTTCATCGAACCACCATTTTTTGTAGACCTAGCCTGTGGTTGCGGTGATCCAGAATGATCCATTTCAGATTCTTCAGACTCAGAAGAAGTTTCACCGAAAGCGTTGTCCTCGGAGTAAGGTTCCTCGTCCTCGCTGTTGATAGAGTTTCCCATTTTTATGGGCCGGACGTCCGGTTCTGTCGAATCAACATTTATTGACTGCATAGCCTTTGGTTGCAGTGATCCAGAATGATCGATTTCAGATTCCTCCGACCCTGAAGAAGTTTCACCAAAAGCATCGTCGTCGGAGAATGTATCCTCGTCCTCGATTATGATAGAATTGTCCATATTGATGTTCCGGTCTTTTTGCGATCTTTTGATCCGCAGAGGCAAACACAGTTATAAGTAACGAAGCCGTTATAAAAATGCACGATTTAAGTGTGGCCAAAGGAATATATTTCAACGGATTGGACCACTATAAAAAAAGTGTCCCTGTGAATCAAAGGATGTAGCGATAAGTCCAGATGAACTCGAGTTAAATGGCTTTTACTGCGCCTGTAAATATTTCGGaatttcctttttattttacacaattattttataatggcCGCTAAACTTAAAAGCTGGGGGAAAAATGTGACCATAATATTGGACAATGGAAATCGGAAGGCCCGTTCAGCCAGGGCGCATCTGCATAAACAGCCGACCAAGAAGCATTTTGTGTGTGGACAGGGGTGGTCACACTAATCCGGAGCGCCAAGAAAATATCGATACCGATTCTCACTTATGTGACaaataaacattaaaaacGAACAACAAATGGAGGAAAGTAAACCCCACGAAGTCTCCTTGTGGACGTACAAGCTGGTGGCGCCGTACGTGCTCCTTGGCTACCTGACTGGCCTTGCAGCGACGCTAGCATGGAACTGGTGGCATCTAGGACACTTGGGCTTGGCAATCAACCTTACTTTCGCAATTCCGATGATTCTAGCCCTGGCGCTCTTCTACAGTCGCCCCATAAGGTAACAAAAGTTCAGGCGGATGCGCGGCTAATCTCAACCTATCCCCTGTTTCCTTAGGTGCATTCTGGCGCTGGCCGCTCCTTCGCTGTGCAGCTCCCGAGGAAGGGCGTTCCTCATCAGCCTCGCCTTCGTTATGGCCGCCGTTGGACCCACGGCCAACATTCTGGCCAACCTGAAGGTAATGCTCCGCAGCCTCGCCTGCGGTCAGGAGGTTTTGCGCCAGGCGCTTGGCCAAATGCTGGACGTGATCATGGAGCCGGTGAATGCCATCCAGCTGGCAGTGGATCTGTTGCTGCAGGAGGTGCGTCGGGTGCTTAACCTGGCCATGGTAGTGCTCTTGCGCATCCAGGAGCACCTGATTGCCATCAGTGAGTAGTTGGTAGAAGAACTGCGGCAACTCATCTTTTTTATTCAACACATTGCAGTTGATACCCTCAAGAACTGCGCCGCTTGGCTAAAATCTGTCGTGGATCTGTGCAACGCGGAAATGGGCACTCCGTGGGCCCGCTGCAAAAAGACGGCACAGCACGCCATGGTCAGGTGCCAGGCCAAGATGGGCATATTCAAGGCACTCTGCCATGCCACCAAGCTGTTTCTGGCCCTCTGCTACCCCGCCAAGATCATCGATGTGTTCTGCAGCGGTTACTGGGATCTCAGTTGGGGCCTATTGGACAAGATCTTAGAGCGTAAGGGTGTATATTCCACAATCAattttttgattaattttctGGTACCATATCGTAGGCTACCGCGAGTTTGTGCGGCACATAGAGCAACTGTTTGACGCCAACATCACCTTCGAGCACGAATTCTACTTCGATACGAATTCTTCGAAGAGTCTGCAGGCCGTGGGCGAGGAGATAATCCAGGATATTAACCAGCGACTGTCGTCTTTTATATTCCTGCAGGACTTTGTGGACCTTCTCTGCTGGGTCATGGTGCTTACAGTGTTCTTTAAGTAGGCAAGAGCTTCACCATCTTAATAATTTAGTGTGGGTGATGCTTTAACTGTTTCCATCAGAGCCATCATCTTCTTCCTGCGTTACATGCACAGCCGGCAGTTTCAGAATGTTTTCTTGACCAAAATCCTGGTTGTTATCGACAAGCAGCACGAAAAGCACGGCTACGATCCTTTGCTGCCCCTTCAGAGGCTTGAGCAAAGAAAGTACATGAAGGTGAAGTTTATCAATATTGCGCTGCTTCGTatttcatcgattttattgCAGCTCACCAGCATACGTCTGACCCTGTTTGAGTTCGTTTCGGTTGCGGAGAATGCCTTCTTCATGGTGACCACGTGCAGCCAGTTGTTTGCAATTTGCTTTCTTGACTACGCGCTTTTTTGGCTACTGGCCACGATGTCCTTTCATGGCCACCAAGAAGCTGGTCTTGAGGTGCCCGCCTATATCGATTTGGAGATCAAAGGTGGGGGCTTTGTGGCCGATATCATGCGCGGAATCGCTAATGCCTTTCGACCCCTGACGCAGAAAAGCGTTCTGGACACAAATCCCTGCCTGCCGCTACCTGTAGAACCAGACTATGCGAAATACATCCTGATACTGGTACTCTGCCTGTTCTCCTGGCTGATCCTCCTGGCTGAGCCGTATGTTTTGCGCACTCGTCATCTTATCATGGCCTTCTTTTACCCGGAACGAGCCAAGGAAAGAGGCATGTTTTTGTACAACAAAATTTCCGAAGATCGAAACAACATCTTTAAATACGTCCGACGCAGGAAGCGAAATGAATTTAACCACAAGCGAAATGTCGAGCACTTCAAATGTTTCACTTGGCTGTGTGATATCTTCTATTGCATTATcggctggtgctgctgctgctccagaTTTCAGCGTAAAGAAAGGTGCACTATATGCGGAAAATCATTGACAATGTGAGTAGCGTCAACCGTTCTCCACTCGCCGGACATTAATCGGACATCCTTCTTGCAGTTCGACTCGTAACCCCTGCGATACCCCAGGCTGTGAGGGGGTTTACTGCGATGAATGCTACCAGAAATCTCATAAAAAGTGCTGTTTGTGCAATCGACCTTTGGATTACGGGGATTTTTCCGACGTTTCCGAAGTGGAGTAAGTGAAAGAAGTTGAAAAAAAGTCACTATGttgattgattttatttgtgcaGCGACTCTTCGGATGATTCTGACGAGGAGTCGTTCGGTGAAATGCGATTCAGGAAGACCTGCGGACGGCAGAGGATAGGAATGGAGAGTAAAAACAAACCTTAGAGCAAACTGGTTTTCTGATACTTGCACCCACAATATTCCACAACTGATTGTACAAATATATTGTTTGGGGTGAGTTCTACAATGGAATTGGCAATTATTGACCAAATTATAGCAGTAAACATACGTTAGTTTGTACCTAAGCAGTTCCAGGCAACGTAAGACTTAAATGCAATCCCCATTTCCTCGCAAAATAAGTCTCCTCCCAATAAGTCTCTACTTGGGCATGTGAATCTCAACGATTTCAATGATTTGCAACTTTTTACTGGTAGCCACATCATCGTCGCCGTGGCTGTCTTTATTGTCGATTTGATGGATACGGCAGCGCGTTTAGTGGAGTGCCGGCTTATGAAGGCTCGTTTGTCTCCTTGTCATCGCTGTGTCCGCTGGACAATAAGACTTTGTTTTCGATTTGTGCAGTTCCCGCCCTCGTGCGTCCTTTCCTTGCGACTGCATTGGTTGGCGAGCATGTGGGCTGCAATTATATGTTCATTAAATGCGACAGTAACGGCGAGCCGCAGATTTCTGCCCAGCAATTAGTGCTCTTGGCCGGGTCCCAAGGAGCGCGCCACTGATAATGACATCCAGCACAGCTTTAGTGTTATTTTTCCTCGGTTTTGTTTGTGCTCCGTTCTCCAGGAATGTGCTGTGTAATTTACGGCCATAGAGCGCGGAGGTTTCTGTTTATTTACGATCCTCGAAATTTGACatttatttctttgttttttgttaCTTCTCCGATCCATCTGCGGGACAAAACTGTAACATGGCGCAGATCTCGGGGCATTTATGGCCACCTCCGACCATCTCTTTGATGTGGCCCCCACCCCTGCCCGCTTCTTTTGTTCtggtttctttctttctttatGGCTGTTTAATAAATTCTCCCCTTTCTCCCATTCGCGGCTTCCATTTGCCATGCTAATGTGAGCACAAGtgtttatttgttatttaacACCCGCTGACCTCAGATCGCCGACCGCTGGACCCTCCCTTTTGACCCCTATCCACCACCGACCACCATCGTTGACACTTAAGCCACACACACTCGAGCAAAAACAGGCGAAGAATGGATTTGAGCTCGCTTAAGTTGATTGTTCTGGCTCTCGTACAGGTAAGGCCCGGTCGAATGGGATGGTATCGGGTTACCTTGTCATCTTGGGGGTAGTCTCGGCTGGCATTCGATCGCTTGCCGCGAAACTGATGAGCTAACATAACAATCCGTTATGTCTCCTGTCCGGGATCGCTGAAGCTAGCACTTTTCGTCGGTCTGTTTCTGAGTGGCTTCTGTGTCGATGAACCTTCTGATTTGAATCGATCTTGCGGATACTGCTTATAAGGGCTAAgaagaaaaaataaagatCTGTACAGGTAGTGAGTGACAAGCTTCACACTTATAATTCGGGGTCCAATAAATCAAGTTATGAAATTCAAAATTACAGTTTTGGGAAAAATCGcacatgaaaatgggtcaaaattttgaccatcgtttaaaagatatatattaatgtagattattaaGGAACTCAACCACAAGCTCATAGAAGAATCACACTTCAAAATCGGAATCAAATTACCGAAGTTATGGTATCTAGAAgttcagttttgggttccaattcaataaacccattggaaatacggaaaaatcgaacatgaaaatgggtcaaCGTTTTGACCCTCGattaaaagatatatttttatgtagattattagagaaatCAACCACAagctcatagaggtatcacgtatcaaaatcggagtAAAAAtacccaagttatggaatctagaagtgcagttttgggttccaattcaataaacccattggaaacacggaaaaatcgaacgtgaaaatgggttaaatttggaattacggaaaaatcggaaatgaaaatgggttaaaatttggaccctcgtataaaataaatatttgaatgtagattattagagaattcaaccacaaacttaTAGAGGTATGTCACTttgaaatcgggatccaattaccaaagtaatggaatttagaagtctagtttttaATTCCCATTCTatgagccattggaaatacggaaaaatcggacacgaaaatgggttaaaattttgaccctcgtataaaataaatatttaaatttagattattagagaattcaaccacaaactcatagaggtatgccactttgaaatcgggatccaattaccaaagttatggaatttagaagtctagttttgggttcccattctatgagccattggaaatacagaaaaatctgacatgaaaatgggttaaaattttgaccctcgtataaaataaatatttgaatgtagattattagagaattcaaccacaaactcatagaggtatgtcactttgaaatcgggatccaattaccaaagttatggaatttagaagtctagttttgggttcccattctatgagccattggaaatacggaaaaatcggacatgaaaatgggttaaaattttgaccctcgtataaaataaatatttaaatgtagattattagagaatttcCACGGGCTAATAATTTGAGAAAGGGTTTTAATCTTACCGACCACTGTTCATACTGATTGTTCCCAAAGGAACAGAGTCGCGGAAGGGCTAGCTAGTTAGATTATATATTTAGCTATGGGAGGGTATAAGGCCCTTTGGTTTACTTCATGTTCTTTATTCACAACAATCGAAATCTTAAAT
Encoded here:
- the LOC119555548 gene encoding DC-STAMP domain-containing protein 2 isoform X1; protein product: MEESKPHEVSLWTYKLVAPYVLLGYLTGLAATLAWNWWHLGHLGLAINLTFAIPMILALALFYSRPIRCILALAAPSLCSSRGRAFLISLAFVMAAVGPTANILANLKVMLRSLACGQEVLRQALGQMLDVIMEPVNAIQLAVDLLLQEVRRVLNLAMVVLLRIQEHLIAIIDTLKNCAAWLKSVVDLCNAEMGTPWARCKKTAQHAMVRCQAKMGIFKALCHATKLFLALCYPAKIIDVFCSGYWDLSWGLLDKILERYREFVRHIEQLFDANITFEHEFYFDTNSSKSLQAVGEEIIQDINQRLSSFIFLQDFVDLLCWVMVLTVFFKAIIFFLRYMHSRQFQNVFLTKILVVIDKQHEKHGYDPLLPLQRLEQRKYMKLTSIRLTLFEFVSVAENAFFMVTTCSQLFAICFLDYALFWLLATMSFHGHQEAGLEVPAYIDLEIKGGGFVADIMRGIANAFRPLTQKSVLDTNPCLPLPVEPDYAKYILILVLCLFSWLILLAEPYVLRTRHLIMAFFYPERAKERGMFLYNKISEDRNNIFKYVRRRKRNEFNHKRNVEHFKCFTWLCDIFYCIIGWCCCCSRFQRKERCTICGKSLTISTRNPCDTPGCEGVYCDECYQKSHKKCCLCNRPLDYGDFSDVSEVDDSSDDSDEESFGEMRFRKTCGRQRIGMESKNKP
- the LOC119555548 gene encoding DC-STAMP domain-containing protein 2 isoform X2 codes for the protein MHSRQFQNVFLTKILVVIDKQHEKHGYDPLLPLQRLEQRKYMKLTSIRLTLFEFVSVAENAFFMVTTCSQLFAICFLDYALFWLLATMSFHGHQEAGLEVPAYIDLEIKGGGFVADIMRGIANAFRPLTQKSVLDTNPCLPLPVEPDYAKYILILVLCLFSWLILLAEPYVLRTRHLIMAFFYPERAKERGMFLYNKISEDRNNIFKYVRRRKRNEFNHKRNVEHFKCFTWLCDIFYCIIGWCCCCSRFQRKERCTICGKSLTISTRNPCDTPGCEGVYCDECYQKSHKKCCLCNRPLDYGDFSDVSEVDDSSDDSDEESFGEMRFRKTCGRQRIGMESKNKP